In Chromobacterium rhizoryzae, one genomic interval encodes:
- the map gene encoding type I methionyl aminopeptidase yields MIKTESDIQGMILAGALTAQVLQAVEEKIRPGVSTLEIDAFCERYIVERLGARPGSKGQYGFPFSVNTSVNQVVCHGWPSERQRLKRGDIVNVDVTVLKDGYYGDSSKTFAVGEISPYAQRLVDVTQRCLYLAIAKVRPGATLGDIGHAIQQHAEAQGYSVVREYCGHGIGAAMHEEPQVLHYGRPGQGLKLEAGMTFTIEPMINQGGKDVKVLPDGWTVVTRDRSLSAQFEHTLLVTADGCRILTLREEEKAGLAALGLLAA; encoded by the coding sequence ATGATTAAAACCGAGTCCGACATCCAGGGCATGATCTTGGCCGGCGCCCTGACCGCGCAAGTGCTGCAGGCGGTGGAGGAGAAGATCCGGCCCGGGGTCAGCACGCTGGAGATCGACGCCTTTTGCGAGCGTTACATCGTCGAGCGATTGGGCGCGCGGCCGGGCAGCAAGGGGCAGTACGGCTTCCCGTTCAGCGTCAACACCTCGGTCAATCAGGTGGTGTGCCACGGCTGGCCTTCCGAGCGGCAGCGCCTGAAGCGTGGCGACATCGTCAACGTCGATGTCACGGTGCTGAAGGACGGTTATTACGGCGACAGCAGCAAGACCTTCGCCGTCGGCGAGATCAGCCCGTACGCGCAGCGCCTGGTGGACGTCACCCAGCGTTGCCTGTATCTGGCCATCGCCAAGGTCCGCCCGGGCGCGACGCTGGGCGACATCGGCCACGCAATCCAGCAGCACGCCGAGGCGCAGGGCTATAGCGTGGTGCGCGAGTATTGCGGCCACGGCATCGGCGCCGCCATGCACGAGGAGCCGCAGGTGCTGCATTACGGCCGGCCCGGCCAAGGGCTCAAGCTGGAGGCCGGCATGACCTTCACCATCGAACCGATGATCAATCAGGGCGGCAAGGACGTGAAGGTGTTGCCGGACGGCTGGACGGTGGTGACGCGGGACCGCAGCCTGTCGGCTCAGTTCGAGCACACCCTCCTGGTCACCGCCGACGGCTGCCGCATCCTGACCTTGCGCGAAGAGGAAAAAGCGGGCCTGGCGGCGCTGGGTCTGCTGGCGGCTTAG
- a CDS encoding AzlD domain-containing protein, with protein MNHWWMIFGMLAATLLIRASFLVFGQRLAFPDWLNRALHYVPAAVLSALVVPMALAPAGRIDLSLGNAYLIGTLVAIAVAWKNGKTLLAIVVSFIVYGLLRWL; from the coding sequence ATGAACCATTGGTGGATGATTTTCGGCATGCTGGCGGCCACTTTGCTGATCCGCGCCAGCTTTCTGGTGTTCGGCCAGCGGCTGGCCTTCCCGGACTGGCTGAACCGCGCGCTGCACTATGTGCCGGCGGCGGTGCTGTCGGCGCTGGTGGTGCCGATGGCGCTGGCCCCGGCCGGGCGCATTGATCTGTCGCTGGGCAACGCCTATCTGATCGGCACCCTGGTCGCCATCGCGGTGGCGTGGAAGAACGGCAAGACCCTGCTCGCCATTGTGGTCAGCTTTATCGTCTACGGCTTGCTGCGCTGGCTCTAA
- a CDS encoding AzlC family ABC transporter permease → MTRPTPAAWALQGARDSLPMLIGAAPFGVIFGTLAIAAGLSPLSTQAMSLLVFAGSSQFIAVSLVAAGAALPVIWLTTFVVNLRHALYSATLLPYARQWPLAWRWPLAFWLTDETFAVVEHRFRTQAAAGGQWYWLGSSLAMYGNWQAWTLAGVLLGRSVPGLAQLGLDFAMVATFAAIVAPQLKKRPTLAAAAVAGLTALLARGLPYKLDLMLAALLGVGAGLLLEGKRKEAA, encoded by the coding sequence ATGACCCGCCCCACCCCCGCTGCCTGGGCCTTGCAAGGCGCGCGCGACAGCCTGCCCATGCTGATAGGCGCCGCGCCCTTCGGCGTGATTTTCGGCACCTTGGCCATCGCCGCCGGGCTCAGCCCGCTGAGCACCCAAGCCATGTCCTTGCTGGTGTTCGCCGGCTCCTCGCAATTCATCGCCGTCAGCCTGGTGGCCGCCGGCGCCGCGCTGCCGGTGATCTGGCTGACCACTTTCGTGGTCAATCTGCGCCACGCGCTCTACAGCGCCACCCTGCTGCCCTATGCGCGGCAATGGCCGCTGGCCTGGCGCTGGCCGCTGGCGTTCTGGCTCACCGACGAAACCTTCGCCGTGGTCGAACACCGTTTCCGCACCCAGGCCGCGGCCGGCGGCCAGTGGTATTGGCTGGGCTCCTCGCTGGCGATGTACGGCAATTGGCAGGCGTGGACGCTGGCCGGCGTGCTGCTGGGGCGCTCGGTGCCGGGGCTGGCGCAGCTGGGCCTGGACTTCGCCATGGTGGCCACTTTCGCCGCCATCGTCGCGCCGCAATTGAAAAAGCGACCCACGCTGGCGGCCGCGGCGGTAGCCGGCCTGACCGCGCTGCTGGCGCGCGGCCTGCCCTACAAGCTGGACCTGATGCTGGCGGCGCTGCTCGGCGTCGGCGCCGGACTCTTGCTGGAAGGCAAGCGCAAGGAGGCGGCATGA